A single region of the Globicephala melas chromosome 12, mGloMel1.2, whole genome shotgun sequence genome encodes:
- the GPR45 gene encoding probable G-protein coupled receptor 45 has translation MNRKSPPVAPEEGGSSQPLQRPPDPRQPGGRCSRQTGGCRPRGAEAPSSPCCPGSRISSTMACNRSSIETYEYLLPSGSHAADPGPPAPPAPLRVSLAVLMMLTVVVGLLGNAVVCIIVYQRPAMRSAINLLLATLAFSDIMLSLCCAPFAAATLVTVRWRFGDSFCRLSAALYWFFVLEGVAILLIISVDRFLIIVQRQDRLNPRRAKVIIAASWALSFCVSAPSLAAWPLVEVPARAPQCVLGYTDLPAGRAYVLALLGAAFFAPFAVMLGSYLGILHTVRKNAVRVHNQSDSLDLRRLPRAGLRRLQRQQQVSLDLSFKTKAFATILTLFVGFSLCRLPHCVYSLLSVFSRRFYCGPSFYATSSCILGLSYLKSVFNPIVYCWRIKKFREACLELLPQTFQTLPKVPERIRRRIQPSTVYACTENQSAVEGVAVTPCPPRGFLGLPCSQHLGGPLSTKGLICYRVSCGSQVGTMNYFCSPCGSDGNWTAVTTKGETVGDEGVPTLGRRGEQGGRLAAGQEESSV, from the coding sequence ATGAATCGCAAATCCCCGCCAGTTGCTCCCGAAGAGGGAGGCTCCTCCCAGCCTTTGCAGCGCCCTCCAGATCCAAGACAACCGGGAGGCAGATGCAGCCGGCAGACAGGAGGCTGCCGCCCCCGAGGCGCTGaggccccttcctctccctgctgcCCCGGCTCCAGGATTTCCTCCACGATGGCCTGTAACCGCTCGTCCATCGAGACCTACGAATACCTGCTGCCCAGCGGGAGCCACGCGGCAGACCCCGGGCCCCCCGCGCCGCCGGCGCCCCTCAGGGTGTCCCTGGCGGTTCTCATGATGCTGACGGTCGTGGTGGGGCTGCTCGGCAACGCCGTGGTCTGCATCATCGTGTACCAGAGGCCGGCCATGCGCTCCGCCATCAACCTGCTGCTGGCCACGCTGGCCTTCTCGGACATCATGCTGTCCCTGTGCTGCGCGCCCTTCGCCGCCGCCACCCTCGTCACCGTCCGCTGGCGCTTCGGGGACTCCTTCTGCCGGCTCTCGGCCGCGCTCTACTGGTTCTTCGTCCTGGAGGGCGTGGCAATCCTGCTCATCATCAGCGTGGACCGCTTCCTCATCATCGTCCAGCGCCAGGACAGGCTGAACCCCCGCAGGGCCAAGGTGATCATCGCCGCGTCCTGGGCGCTGTCCTTCTGCGTCTCGGCCCCGTcgctggccgcctggccgctggTGGAGGTGCCGGCGCGGGCGCCGCAGTGCGTGCTGGGCTACACCGACCTGCCGGCCGGCCGCGCCTACGTGCTGGCGCTGCTGGGCGCCGCCTTCTTCGCGCCCTTCGCCGTGATGCTCGGCTCCTACCTGGGCATCCTGCACACGGTGCGCAAGAACGCCGTGCGCGTGCACAACCAGTCAGACAGCCTGGACTTGCGGCGGCTGCCCCGCGCCGGCCTGCGGCGGCTCCAGCGGCAGCAGCAGGTCAGCCTGGACCTGAGCTTCAAAACCAAGGCCTTCGCCACCATCCTGACCCTCTTCGTGGGCTTCTCGCTGTGCCGGCTGCCGCACTGCGTCTACAGCCTGCTGTCCGTGTTCAGCCGGAGGTTCTACTGCGGCCCCTCCTTCTACGCCACCAGCTCTTGCATCCTAGGGCTCAGCTACCTCAAGTCCGTCTTCAACCCCATCGTCTACTGCTGGCGAATCAAGAAGTTCCGCGAGGCCTGCCTGGAGCTGCTGCCCCAGACCTTCCAGACGCTCCCCAAAGTGCCTGAGCGGATCCGCAGGCGGATCCAGCCGAGCACCGTCTACGCGTGCACCGAAAACCAGTCCGCCGTGGAGGGGGTGGCGGTGACCCCCTGCCCCCCGCGCGGCTTCCTGGGACTCCCGTGCAGTCAGCACTTGGGGGGGCCTCTTAGCACAAAGGGCCTCATCTGTTACCGGGTGAGCTGCGGCTCCCAGGTTGGCACGATGAATTATTTTTGTTCTCCCTGCGGGTCTGATGGAAACTGGACGGCCGTCACGACAAAAGGGGAAACGGTGGGTGATGAAGGAGTCCCAACGTTAGGGAGgcgaggggagcagggagggaggtTGGCTGCGGGGCAGGAGGAAAGCTCTGTCTAA